TATATTAACTGATCCATAATCAAATTGATCTTTATTAGCAGAATATGCATTGCTAAGACTCCTGAATTTTACCCTTAGCAATCCAGCACCAACATTCCCGTCCCGACCCGGCATTCCCGGCAAGCCATCCAATCCCGGAGGCCCATGCAATCCTTGAGGACCCACAAATCCCGGAATACCCGCAGGTCCCGGAGGGCCATCAAGTCCATCTACTCCTGCTGCTCCTTGTGGGCCTTGTGGACCTTGTGGGCCTTGTGGACCTTGTGGGCCGCGTAGCCCTTGTGGGCCTTGTGGGCCTTGTGGGCCGCGTAGCCCTTGTGGACCTTGTGGACCTTGAATTCCGTCCTTACCATTTTTGCCTGCAACTCCTTGCGGTCCCACTGAACCAGAACATCCTACAATCATAAATAGTAAAAAAATCAAAAAATATATACCACACATACCCTTAAATCTTTTTTGCATTAAATATCTCCTTTTTTACTTAGTTTTACATAATAAAAAAAATAAAAATAATATTATAAAACTAACTATCTATTATTAATAATAATATTTAGCATCATATTAATCAATATTTTTTATCTGTACTCCAAATTAATTAACAATAATTATTTGGAATACATAAATTCAGTCATCTAAAATGGCAGTGCTTTATATATTTATAATCTCTAAATATATCTCAAACTAAAAGCTATGCTTCACTATGGTAATAATATTTGCTTGATGTTATTCACTTTCTTCTCAATTGCATCTCTTAAATTTTTCAAGCTTTCATCACCCACATAAATTTTTTTATGAATTTTGCCATTAAAGAGAACAATTGGGTCTAATTTAGATCGAACACTTGCGATATGATGTAAAATAGACAGGTTGACTAAAAACAATTTTGTTGAATCTAGCATATTTTTTATATCATCTAGAACACTCCCCCTTCTGTATAACATCTCCATTAACATAGCATTAAGTTCACTAATATCTTCTTCATTAATTTCTCTCTTCAGTTTAGCTAAATCGAAATCATTCCCTGCATCCATAATTTCTATGACTTCATGGACATACTGAGCACTATCTCTTAAAGCTAATAGCAAATCATTAACATAGCGTTTATTAGCATTACTAACAATATTCATGAATCCAGTTACGATTTGTTTTACTATCTCAATATCTGAAACTTTATACCCTAAACCAGCATAAACGTAGTTTCTTTGTTTCTCCGTGACAAATTGATTATTAAATTCATCACTGCTAAATGGAATAATTTTATCAAAATCAGCCTTTCTTGACTTAAATGTTTCATAATTAGCATCATAGACTCTTACAAGATTCAAATAATTTGCCTTGAGTAAGTCAACATCACTTCGTCCATCGTGCCCTTTAAATCCCTTTTGACCAGTACGTCCTTTAGGCCCACTCAGCCCACGTGGCCCCATTGGACCAACACACGCTACAAATCCTAAGGCACTTAAAACGCATATTACCATACATATTCTTTTCATTAAAAACCCCTATATATTTTTTACCTTCTTTAATACCTTTAATTCACCATTAAGACACTAATAATCGTTTTAATTCATCAATTTTATTTTTAACCGAATCTCTTAACCCCTTCAAACTTCCATTTCCAATATAAATTTTTTCATAAACTTTGCCCTGAGTATTAATAATTGAATTTAGGCTACTTCTAACCTTTGCAACATCCACTCCCCTCTTAAATAACGACCTTATGTTAATTAATACCGATTGCACATCGTCTAAAACACTTTCTCTTTGTCTAAATATATCCATAACCATAGCAGAAAGTTCAGAAATATGGGGTTCATCATACTTACGAAACTTAGCTAAACCAACACCGGATAAAAAGAAATCCATAAACTCATATACATACTTCGCACTGTCCCTTAAAGCCAATAACAAACGCTTAGCAGCATTATTATCAAGATTATTAGCCAAAACATTACCTGTTAATTGCGCTACGATCTGTTCTACCATACTAACATCGCTCTCATCATGCTTTAAGCCAGCGTAAACGTAGTCTTTTGACTGCTCTGTATTAAATTCATCCTGAAATACACTATGTCCAAATGCAATACTATTATTAAAATTTGCTCTCTTTGAATTGAATACCTGATAGTTATAATAATAAGAAGACTTCAGAATCAATATACTTGCCTCTAGTAATTCAAAATCACCGCGCAAACCTTGGCCAATTGCACCACGTTTTCCATCAGGGCCTATAAACCCCATAAACCCCTGTGGTCCCATTGGACCAGTACATCCAAACATCAAGGTGCTTAAGATGCATATTATCATACATATCCTTTCCATTAAAAAACTCCTCTTTTTTTTTTACCTTCCTTTATACACTACTATGATATTAATGCCTTCTTTAATTGATTAACTTTTTCTGTAATTGCCACTAGCAAGCTTTGCAAACTCCTATTAATACTAAAACTCCCTCCATAAACTTTTTCACGCAATCTTTCCCCCGGCCTAACAATTGAACCTAATGCATCTTGAATTCGTACAGTATCAACAAAATTTGGTTTGAAAGACTGTTTTGCGTTTTTTAGTATATCGTGAACATCGTCTAGCACACACTCCCTTTGTCTAAACATCATTATTAACATAGCATTAAGTTCACTCATACCTTCTAAATTATTACTTTGCTTAAGTATAGCTAACTCCTTATCTAACAAAGAGATAACCTCTCTAATAAAACGGGCACTGTCTTTTAAAAAGATCAACAAATACTTAGCATACTCCTTAACCATAGAATCAGAAGAATTTGTTAATGACTCTACGATCCGTTTTACTGTTTGAATATCTTCAACATTATGCTTTAAACTCGCATAAACATCATCCCTACCATTTTCTGGATTATTTAACTTAAACGAATCCTCAAATATACTATGATCAAATAGAGCCTTAGTATCAATATCGTTTTTTTGTAAATTAAATTCATTAATGTTAGCATAATATGAACGCTTAAGCTTCGACAAGCTTGTCATTAACATTGCAATATCACC
The genomic region above belongs to Borrelia parkeri and contains:
- a CDS encoding collagen-like triple helix repeat-containing protein, whose protein sequence is MKRICMVICVLSALGFVACVGPMGPRGLSGPKGRTGQKGFKGHDGRSDVDLLKANYLNLVRVYDANYETFKSRKADFDKIIPFSSDEFNNQFVTEKQRNYVYAGLGYKVSDIEIVKQIVTGFMNIVSNANKRYVNDLLLALRDSAQYVHEVIEIMDAGNDFDLAKLKREINEEDISELNAMLMEMLYRRGSVLDDIKNMLDSTKLFLVNLSILHHIASVRSKLDPIVLFNGKIHKKIYVGDESLKNLRDAIEKKVNNIKQILLP